Proteins encoded in a region of the Mycolicibacterium chitae genome:
- a CDS encoding GtrA family protein, giving the protein MSFADATIARLPRPVRPFAERHHELIKFAIVGATTFVIDSAIFYTLKLTILEPKPVTAKIIAGIVAVIASYILNREWSFRDRGGRERHHEALLFFGVSGVGVLLSMAPLWVSSYVLMLRVPMVSLTTENIADFISAYIIGNLLQMMFRFWAFRRFVFPDEFARNPDKALESTFTGGGLAEALEDHYELRQPMGAQDPNNVVTPLRRSRRRAARQLGNSSDPTVSKTS; this is encoded by the coding sequence GTGTCCTTTGCCGATGCCACGATCGCGCGCCTGCCGCGCCCGGTCCGACCGTTCGCCGAGCGGCACCATGAGCTGATCAAGTTCGCCATCGTCGGGGCGACGACTTTCGTCATCGACTCGGCGATCTTCTACACGCTGAAGCTCACCATCCTCGAGCCCAAGCCGGTGACGGCCAAGATCATCGCGGGCATCGTCGCGGTGATCGCGTCCTACATCCTCAACCGCGAATGGAGCTTCCGGGACCGCGGCGGCCGCGAACGCCACCACGAGGCGCTGCTGTTCTTCGGGGTCAGCGGGGTCGGCGTGCTGCTGTCCATGGCGCCGCTGTGGGTGTCGAGTTACGTGTTGATGCTGCGCGTTCCGATGGTGTCGCTGACCACCGAGAACATCGCCGACTTCATCTCGGCCTACATCATCGGCAATTTGCTGCAGATGATGTTCCGGTTCTGGGCATTTCGCCGTTTCGTCTTTCCCGACGAATTCGCCCGCAACCCCGACAAGGCCCTGGAATCCACCTTCACCGGTGGCGGGTTGGCCGAGGCGCTCGAGGATCACTACGAGCTGCGTCAGCCCATGGGCGCCCAGGATCCCAACAATGTCGTCACTCCGCTGCGGCGGTCACGGCGCCGCGCGGCCCGTCAGTTGGGGAATTCCTCGGACCCCACGGTGTCGAAGACCTCGTGA
- a CDS encoding TIGR03089 family protein: MLNLASAVLDPLLDDNAAGPRITYYDDATGERIELSTATLANWAAKTGNLLRDELGAQPGTTVAVLLPAHWQTAAVLFGIWWIGAEVTLSGPADIALCTADRLDEADEAVGMGEIAVLSLDPFGKPVADLPVGLTDYATAVRAQGDQIFPETQPGPALGGRSAEQVLAEAQSAAAARNLEPGDRVLTSLGWSTPEDLLAHVVGVFAVGASLVQVANPDPGAAPRRIETEKVTRVLD; the protein is encoded by the coding sequence GTGCTGAACCTGGCCTCGGCGGTGCTCGATCCGCTCCTCGACGACAACGCCGCGGGTCCGCGCATCACCTATTACGACGACGCGACCGGGGAGCGCATCGAGCTGTCCACCGCGACGCTGGCCAACTGGGCGGCCAAGACCGGCAACCTGCTGCGCGACGAACTCGGGGCGCAGCCGGGCACCACGGTGGCCGTGCTGCTGCCCGCGCACTGGCAGACCGCGGCCGTGCTGTTCGGCATCTGGTGGATCGGCGCCGAGGTGACGCTGTCCGGACCCGCCGACATCGCGCTGTGCACCGCAGATCGGCTCGACGAGGCCGACGAGGCGGTCGGCATGGGTGAGATCGCCGTCCTGTCGCTGGACCCGTTCGGCAAGCCCGTCGCGGACCTGCCGGTGGGCCTCACCGACTACGCGACCGCGGTGCGCGCCCAGGGCGATCAGATCTTCCCCGAGACCCAGCCCGGCCCCGCATTGGGCGGCCGCTCCGCCGAGCAGGTGCTGGCCGAGGCCCAAAGCGCGGCGGCGGCAAGGAATCTCGAGCCCGGCGACCGGGTGCTGACCTCGCTGGGCTGGTCCACGCCCGAGGACCTGCTGGCCCACGTCGTGGGTGTGTTCGCCGTCGGCGCCTCGCTGGTGCAGGTCGCCAACCCCGACCCGGGCGCCGCGCCGCGGCGCATCGAAACCGAGAAGGTGACCCGGGTCCTGGACTGA
- the purE gene encoding 5-(carboxyamino)imidazole ribonucleotide mutase, with amino-acid sequence MTTGPRVGLIMGSDSDWSVMADAAEALAEFEVPFEVGVVSAHRTPGRMLDYARSAAERGLEVIIAGAGGAAHLPGMVAAATPLPVIGVPVPLARLDGLDSLLSIVQMPGGVPVATVSIGGARNAGLLAVRILGAADRALRDRMARFQADLEEMVLEKDAALRQKLLGE; translated from the coding sequence ATGACGACTGGACCCCGGGTGGGGCTGATCATGGGCAGCGACAGCGACTGGTCGGTGATGGCCGACGCCGCCGAGGCGCTCGCGGAGTTCGAGGTGCCCTTCGAGGTGGGCGTCGTCTCCGCGCACCGCACGCCCGGGCGGATGCTCGACTACGCCCGCTCGGCCGCCGAGCGCGGCCTCGAGGTGATCATCGCGGGGGCCGGCGGCGCGGCGCACCTGCCCGGCATGGTCGCCGCGGCGACGCCGCTGCCGGTCATCGGGGTGCCGGTGCCGCTGGCGCGCCTGGACGGCCTGGATTCGTTGCTGTCGATCGTGCAGATGCCCGGCGGGGTCCCGGTGGCGACGGTGTCGATCGGCGGGGCCCGCAACGCCGGTCTGCTGGCGGTGCGCATCCTGGGCGCCGCCGACCGCGCCCTGCGTGACCGGATGGCGCGCTTCCAGGCCGATCTGGAGGAGATGGTCCTGGAGAAGGACGCGGCGTTACGGCAGAAGCTGCTGGGCGAGTAA
- a CDS encoding biotin--[acetyl-CoA-carboxylase] ligase, with protein MATEAPRPELDLATLRAAVIGGDSPWRQVDVVPETGSTNADLLARAAQGADIAGAVLLAEHQTAGRGRHGRSWSAPPRSQLSCSVAVSAAGVPTEAWGWLPLLTGVAVVDALDQVCGLPAGLKWPNDVLAGDGKLAGILAEVASPGPTIVVGLGLNVTLTTEEAPDPRATSLLQLGHGDVDRTTLAAAWLAQLGARVTAWQAAGGPDAALRDDYRRYSLTLGAPVRALLPGGDEITGTATHVDELGRLGIDDGGAGATVSAGDITHLR; from the coding sequence ATGGCAACCGAGGCCCCGCGACCCGAACTGGACCTGGCAACGCTGCGCGCGGCCGTGATCGGCGGCGATTCACCGTGGCGGCAGGTCGATGTGGTGCCCGAAACCGGTTCCACCAACGCCGATCTGCTGGCCCGCGCCGCCCAAGGCGCCGACATCGCCGGGGCGGTGCTGCTGGCCGAGCATCAGACCGCCGGCCGCGGCCGCCACGGCCGCAGCTGGTCGGCCCCACCGCGGTCGCAGCTGTCCTGTTCGGTCGCCGTCAGCGCCGCGGGGGTGCCCACCGAGGCCTGGGGCTGGCTGCCGCTGCTGACCGGTGTGGCCGTCGTCGACGCGCTCGATCAGGTCTGCGGGCTGCCGGCCGGGCTGAAGTGGCCCAACGACGTGCTGGCGGGCGACGGCAAGCTGGCGGGCATCCTGGCCGAGGTCGCGAGCCCGGGGCCGACGATCGTGGTCGGCCTGGGCCTCAACGTCACGCTGACCACCGAGGAGGCACCCGACCCGCGGGCCACCTCGCTGCTGCAGCTCGGGCACGGCGACGTCGACCGGACCACGCTGGCCGCGGCGTGGCTGGCGCAGCTGGGCGCCCGCGTCACCGCGTGGCAGGCCGCCGGCGGCCCGGACGCGGCGTTGCGGGACGACTACCGCCGATACAGCCTGACGCTGGGCGCGCCGGTGCGGGCGCTATTGCCCGGTGGTGACGAGATCACCGGCACCGCAACGCATGTCGACGAGCTCGGCCGCCTCGGCATCGACGACGGCGGCGCCGGGGCGACCGTGTCCGCGGGCGACATCACGCACCTGCGCTGA
- a CDS encoding PH domain-containing protein: MGYPDNVLARDEQVVLHRHPHWKRLVGPVLILLVMTALASFGAAYVNSLDWDGNATTVVSLVILAIWVVIVGWLSLWPFLTWWSTHFVITERRVMFRHGLLTRAGIDIPLARINSVEFRHGIVDRMLRTGTLIIESASQDPLEFYDIPRVERVHALLYHEVFDTVGSEEFPN; this comes from the coding sequence GTGGGATACCCCGACAACGTCCTGGCCCGCGACGAGCAGGTGGTGCTGCACCGGCACCCGCACTGGAAGCGGCTGGTGGGCCCGGTGCTCATCCTGCTGGTGATGACCGCGCTGGCGTCCTTCGGTGCGGCGTATGTCAACTCGCTGGACTGGGACGGCAACGCCACCACGGTGGTCTCGCTGGTGATCCTGGCCATCTGGGTGGTGATCGTCGGCTGGCTGTCGCTGTGGCCGTTCCTGACGTGGTGGTCGACGCACTTCGTCATCACCGAACGCCGGGTGATGTTCCGGCACGGCCTGCTGACCCGCGCCGGCATCGACATTCCGCTGGCGCGCATCAACAGCGTGGAGTTCCGGCACGGGATCGTCGACCGGATGCTGCGCACCGGCACGCTGATCATCGAATCAGCGAGCCAGGATCCGTTGGAGTTCTACGACATTCCGCGCGTGGAGAGGGTCCACGCGCTGCTGTATCACGAGGTCTTCGACACCGTGGGGTCCGAGGAATTCCCCAACTGA
- a CDS encoding acyl-CoA dehydrogenase: MADWTGNPSFDLFQLPEEHRELRAAIRALCEKEIAPYAADVDENARFPEEALAALNASGFSAIHVPESYGGQGADSVAACIVIEEVARVDASASLIPAVNKLGTMGLILRGSEELKAQVLPSLADGSAMASYALSEREAGSDAAGMRTRAKADGEDWILNGAKCWITNGGKSTWYTVMAVTDADKGANGISAFMVHADDEGFVVGPKERKLGIKGSPTTELYFENCRIPGDRIIGAPGTGFKTALATLDHTRPTIGAQAVGIAQGALDAAIDYTKDRKQFGKSISDFQAVQFMIADMAMKVEAARLMVYTAAARAERGEGNLGFISAASKCLASDVAMEVTTDAVQLFGGAGYTTDFPVERMMRDAKITQIYEGTNQIQRVVMSRALLR; the protein is encoded by the coding sequence ATGGCTGACTGGACCGGCAATCCGTCGTTCGATTTGTTTCAGCTGCCCGAGGAGCATCGGGAGTTGCGGGCGGCGATTCGGGCGTTGTGTGAGAAGGAGATCGCGCCGTACGCGGCTGATGTCGACGAGAACGCGCGGTTCCCCGAGGAGGCCTTGGCGGCGCTGAATGCCTCGGGTTTCAGCGCGATCCATGTGCCCGAGTCCTACGGCGGGCAGGGCGCGGACTCGGTGGCGGCGTGCATCGTCATCGAGGAGGTCGCCCGGGTGGATGCTTCGGCGTCGTTGATCCCGGCGGTCAACAAGTTGGGCACGATGGGGCTGATCCTGCGCGGTTCCGAGGAACTCAAGGCCCAGGTGTTGCCGTCGCTGGCCGACGGGTCGGCGATGGCCTCCTACGCGTTGTCCGAACGCGAGGCGGGCTCGGATGCGGCCGGGATGCGGACCCGGGCCAAGGCCGACGGCGAGGACTGGATCCTCAACGGCGCCAAGTGCTGGATCACCAACGGCGGCAAGTCCACCTGGTACACGGTGATGGCGGTGACCGATGCCGACAAGGGCGCCAACGGCATCTCGGCGTTCATGGTGCACGCCGACGACGAGGGGTTCGTCGTCGGGCCCAAGGAACGCAAGCTGGGTATCAAGGGCTCGCCGACCACCGAGTTGTACTTCGAGAACTGTCGCATCCCCGGGGACCGGATCATCGGGGCGCCCGGCACCGGGTTCAAGACCGCGCTGGCCACCCTGGACCACACCCGCCCGACCATCGGCGCCCAGGCCGTCGGCATCGCCCAGGGCGCGCTGGACGCGGCGATCGACTACACCAAGGACCGCAAGCAATTCGGCAAGTCCATCAGCGACTTCCAGGCCGTGCAGTTCATGATCGCCGACATGGCGATGAAGGTCGAAGCCGCCCGGCTGATGGTCTACACCGCCGCCGCACGCGCCGAACGCGGCGAGGGAAACCTCGGGTTCATCTCCGCGGCCAGCAAGTGCCTGGCCTCCGATGTGGCCATGGAAGTCACCACCGACGCCGTGCAATTGTTCGGCGGCGCCGGCTACACGACCGACTTCCCCGTCGAACGAATGATGCGCGACGCCAAGATCACCCAGATCTACGAAGGCACCAACCAAATCCAACGCGTCGTCATGAGCCGCGCACTACTGCGCTGA
- a CDS encoding 5-(carboxyamino)imidazole ribonucleotide synthase has translation MDDVPDPTPQRSARTMPVVAMVGGGQLARMTHQAAVALGQTLRVLAVDPTESAAQVSPDVVLGSHTDLDALRRVAKGATVLTFDHEHVPPEHLAELVADGVTVAPPPEALVHAQDKLLMRTKLAALGAPIPRFAEVTSAEVAQRFAAEAGGRAVIKTIRGGYDGRGVVLLDDPEQAHRVAAEYLADGVPIMIEERVAMRRELAALVARSTFGQGAAWPVVQTVQRDGICVEVLAPAPDLDEDTAAGAQQLGLRLAAELGVVGVLAVELFETVDGAILVNELAMRPHNSGHWTMDGSVTSQFEQHLRAVLDYPLGDTSARAPLVVMANVLGAAQTPQMSVDERVHHVFARMPDAKVHLYGKGERAGRKLGHVNLVAKPGEALDVVRERANRAAHWLSHAQWTDGYDEHEHNEHGTDN, from the coding sequence ATGGATGACGTGCCTGATCCGACTCCTCAGCGTTCGGCTCGAACCATGCCCGTGGTGGCCATGGTCGGCGGTGGTCAACTGGCCCGGATGACCCATCAGGCCGCCGTGGCCCTGGGGCAGACGCTGCGGGTGCTGGCGGTCGACCCGACCGAGTCCGCCGCGCAGGTCAGCCCCGATGTGGTGCTGGGCTCGCACACCGACCTCGATGCCCTGCGCCGGGTTGCCAAGGGCGCGACGGTGCTGACGTTCGATCACGAGCATGTGCCCCCCGAGCATCTGGCCGAGTTGGTGGCCGACGGGGTGACGGTGGCCCCGCCGCCCGAGGCGCTGGTGCACGCACAGGACAAGCTGCTGATGCGCACCAAACTGGCCGCGCTGGGCGCCCCGATCCCGCGGTTCGCCGAGGTCACCTCCGCCGAGGTGGCGCAGCGGTTCGCCGCCGAGGCCGGCGGGCGCGCGGTGATCAAGACCATCCGGGGCGGCTACGACGGCCGCGGCGTGGTGCTGCTCGACGACCCCGAGCAGGCGCACCGCGTGGCCGCGGAGTACCTGGCCGACGGTGTGCCGATCATGATCGAGGAGCGCGTGGCCATGCGTCGCGAACTCGCGGCGCTGGTGGCGCGCTCGACCTTCGGGCAGGGCGCGGCCTGGCCCGTGGTGCAGACCGTGCAGCGCGACGGCATCTGCGTGGAGGTCCTGGCCCCGGCGCCCGACCTCGACGAGGACACCGCGGCCGGGGCCCAGCAGTTGGGCCTGCGCCTGGCCGCCGAACTCGGCGTGGTGGGCGTGCTGGCGGTGGAACTGTTCGAGACCGTCGACGGCGCGATCCTGGTCAACGAGCTGGCGATGCGTCCGCACAATTCCGGGCACTGGACCATGGACGGCTCGGTCACCAGCCAGTTCGAGCAGCACCTGCGGGCCGTGCTGGACTATCCGCTCGGCGATACCTCGGCGCGCGCCCCGCTGGTGGTCATGGCCAACGTGCTGGGCGCCGCGCAGACCCCGCAGATGAGCGTCGACGAGCGGGTGCACCACGTGTTCGCCCGGATGCCCGACGCCAAGGTGCACCTGTACGGCAAGGGCGAGCGGGCCGGCCGCAAGCTGGGCCACGTCAACCTGGTGGCCAAACCCGGCGAGGCGCTGGACGTGGTGCGGGAGCGGGCCAACCGGGCCGCACACTGGTTGTCGCACGCGCAGTGGACCGACGGATACGACGAGCATGAGCACAACGAGCACGGAACGGACAATTGA